aaattaataaatcaatacaattttttttttttacataaactaggtacatttatttcatttacatttatcagttgattaataaaattagttattaaagttattgttGCTCGGCTTCCATTAACCaggacaaaattaattattattaatattattattgtatggtaaaaaaataaatgactggCTGTGACACCGTGCATGCTGTTAAAACTATGACGAATAGCAAGCCTAAATATAGGGAGTCGGTCACTTAGTTGCTTGATAAATATGTGGTACTGTAGAGAGttagtgttataaaaaataaaacttaaggttttcaaagcattttttttctatacctaGAATGTCCAAAAATGTTCCTCTGTTATTGtgcatttcaatatttgtgattacattatgataattaataatggtaGGCggtattaattagttttttcttgttttatgATTCCAATATTGAACACTAGATGATATAATCATCTAAATTTGTACATcagtttttatgtaaattaaatgtatagttataaaatttttgtctAACCTTCAAAAAAGATTTTCTatagttattgtaatttatgatttacccaagatcaaaaatcattaaaaaaaaaataaataaatattacactaaCCTTATTTAACCCTGAAAATTATttcctaaaaattaatatacaatttctgTGGTTTACATGtttcaacaataatttcatttggCTTCACATTTATCTGATTAgtagaaacataataaatatctatttttattcttttagaaTGAATAAAGAAAAGGcatgaatacaattaaattaacaatatataagaggatattcatataatgttttaaagatatatattattattaagtattagattaaaaaaataatgatacatcgcaaaattaaatattgggtaaaatatcaaattaaagttagtaattagtaaatgTATGTCTTTGATCTTTTAATATTGCCTtagaaaaaatctaaatttgagaTTTTACAAGAGTTTAGGATATGGTTATGTggactatatttaattaaattatttttgccttaattagtaaaaattaattgactgATAAGTATTATTAGCTGGCACCAAAAGACAAATTTGTTCAAGTAGATCTTGACagccaattttattatttagaagttTATGGATAAATGATATCTGTATTTAGCCGTCTAGATTCTATTGTGAAGATTTTACATCTTGTATTCTTATGGCGATATCTCTTCCTGGTTTTACCAGCCATATCGATTTTATAAGCAATCATCTGAAGGAATCTTTGAGTTCAGTGTTAAACCATATAGGGaattttaagttgttattattggtaaatttaggtacatatttatttattatatcatacaatttaatgaaataaattaatacttttatcattAATGAGATTATCCtagttaatattgttttaactctTGGCATATTGATTGGTAcagatattatgaaattaaaatcagtGTTAgcaattgaatttatttttgtattaaagttttaaagttcTATGTttaaatcacttttttttttttagaaatgttgtCTGCTAGTCTAACTGAAGAAGTTCAAAGAATGCGTCGCAAGCGTCAGCTTAACATGGAATTATCAGAAAATCGTAATTTGGATGACAGTTCTTCAGACAGTTCATCTGAAAATACATTTCCATCATCAGCCAAAGATAAACCGCTCTTCACTTTTCgtcaagtattatatttaataattactaaacaaCTAAAAAACATCATTAACTTTGTTCAGTGGCGCAATTATTGGGAGTGTTGGGTGTGCAATTCACAGGGACTCTTAGATTAAATCTCATATACGATATTCTTACTATaatctgtattatatttgttaataataatgtctttaactgttttgaatttagtgaataatttgaattacgAGTACCTATGTGAGAAACCAGTGTACCATATAACTAGGGGTACAAAACTCCGTACATTGGCCGAATCAGTCAATTTTGGCCTTGAACACGgtctcattattaaaaaactaaacattattatttaaaaatattaatatgtatatacaatgaaCGGGAACCATGAACTAAGATATACAGGACTGGACACTGTTGGGTGGGCGGGTATGAGGGGTACGGTCAGTAAATGTTACGCCGCTCCTTTAAGTGGATCTGGCGCAATCTATGAGAATAACTTTGCAATctaattaaaacacaatttgcttgctataaatacatatttcaaaaatcaatcataaatatgtttattttaacacattataatagcATTCTATACAGTACATGCTTTAAgaatactgttttaaattttgtatatcgTTATTACcttggtaaaaaatttaaaaatggttaacAAATGTTCTGTGCTACTGTGTAAAAGTCGAAAgcacattaaaaaatactcgATATTTCAAGCGCCGAAAAGTAAAGATACTTCTGAAATATGgtccaaaataatatcaaaagttaATCACATACAAACTACTGTCAAATATTTGAGTGAACTCCACTTTACTAATGACGATATTATAAGGAATTATTTTGGTAGTTGTAATAGGTATGCTATTATTAAACAGAGGTAACTGTGTAACTGtctggtattatattatttgcataattataataattgataatccCTACCAttgtttattctaatttttttggtaataaaataatattaaattaatttttttcttttagttcAAGTTCTACAGataataatgtttcatttttttcatctgATATAGTGATTCCACTGTCTGCTACTAAGCCtaggctaaaaaaaaatgctattccttcaatttttgaaataaatggttagtgcaatgatttaattacatggatatatgtatataatataaaaaaaatatttattcaattcatCTTATTTTTAGATCAACATATTATTGCTACTAGTAGTTCTCTAAGTGTTGGCGTTTATAACAAACCTTCAACATAAAATAGTAACTATTATTGTTCTGATATACTACAATCGTCTATGTATGAGgtacctaaattaaataataattaaaatatttaactatttaaccttataaacctaattatattaagagTTTCTTataatgagaaaaaataaactaaggtatggaatgtattaagtatttcttACCTAAGATTTCTTTTTAGTCTTTACCACTTCAACCATCTTGTAGAAAACAACTTAAGTGGTCtccaaaaaatgaaattttgtcAGAACTTTTACCATgtccacaaaataaaattttgctaGAACTGTTACCATATCCATAAAATGatgaagtaatattaaataaatatacaatagttccccaaaaatactaaataaatatttaactatctgtttttactttttttattagtctCCAATATCTGGCTATTTCAAAATAGAGAgcaaaacaaattaagttcaaaaaaaaaaaaaattgtcaaaactAGTAAAcacttaattgtaattatattactaagtacctaatatttttagtttaaatatataaaatataaatacagtatgataaatattttaaataattttcacaccttttttatttgcagtttatatattttataaccaattaataaatggttaaaatttaaaagttaaaacatctTAAACactttatcaaaaatacatagtatattaagGAATAACATTATTCTTTATACTATGCACTAGATGTTAATGATGTGCGTCGTTACTCGTTACTTAGTATTtctaagtaataacatataatatactaattaatcaCCAGATAGCGTAAGTTCCACTTAAAGGAGTAATGCGTAACATTGTCTGACCGGCTGATAAGGCTCTGTGTCCAGTCCTGTATATCTTAGTTCATGACGGGAACCAATCCTACCCTGCCATCGTTTTGGAtccattttcataatattcgtAACCTTGTGTCTAACATCATGTTGGTGTACGGAACCATTTCCTAGTTCAGACTTCAGATCATAGGGAACCAATACCGCGATCAGCTGATGAGTTTCGCTTCTATATTGTTCTAGGGTATAACAGTATACAGTAATAGGTATAGCGGTATTAATGACTTTGCTGCCGTAAAAACAagaagaattatttttgtttgattatctagaaaaaaaatgcaacttataattataaactatgacATGtgagaaaacaatattttttagttattataaggtatgactgtttttcatttttactagCAGGTAAGGGCCACGGTCAGGAAATTTTCACATGGGCCCCTTATTATCAAGTTGCGCCACTGACTttgttaaactaaaatttacaataattaaaactttatgaaCAGTatcacacaaaatatataaactgattttcaaatttttttactgtgttcgtaatttatttcaaattagtaaaaaatactgaGCTAGAAAGGAAGCGCGAAGCGCTAAGGTATTAAGGATAAGTAAGTGTAGTAAGACTATAATAACTTGGGAACTGATTTGAATgctcaaaaaaaatttgttaggtatttaatcttaatgcattaataacagaaatttttcttaaaatatattttactttgaaaaaatttgtttgattgtataaatataaattcttagATATTATCATTCGTATCTTCGTCTTCTAATTTTCGTATCTTATTTTTACCCTGAAAAGTATTTccaaagaataaatatatacattttctgttgtatataatattgtatataccttAGTGTCTACATgtttcaacaataatttttgtctGATGTTACATATAaacttcaattaaattttattcatttctattaaaaaatgatttaaaaaaataaaatacagtataaatatcaaaaaatgctctataaagcaaaaaaaaagttttaaaaattcaaaataaatgttacattTTGATGTATGAAATAAACCGTGTGCTTGGAAAGCAATGTTTTTGGacattcagaaaaaaatgcaattgacATTCAATTTCTTTCCCtagtaattgtttattaaaaaggtACCAAATGTGAAGAATAAGTTAAGATAGTCTCGTTATAATGATTGGTGACTTGAAGGAGGAAGTAAATTTGGCTCTAAAAGTGAATATTGAAAGGAAAAAAAGCAGAGGaagaccaaaaaaaaaaagattaatacCCAGAATAGAGAATaacagctaaaaaaaatagtgatagATGTAGATGTAGGACAAGAATGGTAGACTTCATATTTTCAGAAGCTAATAATGAAGTAAAAGGACTTTAAAAATCttctaagttataaattattgcaaaGTGCCACTCAAGTAAattctgttaataatatttgttttttttaggtaGGAATGATTTGTGAACGTATGTTAAATGAACGTGAAAGTCAATTACGTGAAGAAtatgataagattttaaacATGAAATTATCTGAACAGTATGAAGCTTTTGTTAAGTTTTCCAATGATCAATTGCACAGACGTTTTGAAGCAGCTGAAGATCCAAGCTGTAAGTTATTCTTGatttcatatcatattatttaaatattatttttttaaattaaagactATTACATAATACTGTAAGTtggtattatacgtattatattttcttaataatttttaaataattattcttactaacttattaaatcaatatttatatatatatttatttttcgtgaaAATGGAGTAGTTAAAGAGAATAAGTTAGCTGTGTATACTTATCGGTTTGTACCCTACCACAGGTGGTTTTTTTGTAAAGTAGGCAACTGACCAGAGTGAAAATCTACTTCCCcactgtatacataataatgaaaaaatattttactgtataatttCCGAGATAAACCTAATATAAACTTTAGATAAATGGACTATTCTTGCTATTTCTCTATTTATAGATTtgccaaattatttattcaatagcACTGAAGTAATATACTAGctagaattttatatattagacaAAACGTGTAGGTGCatttgtgtatattgtatatctttGGACAGAAACTACTTAGATAATTTTCTGCAGTAGGTAAAGAAATTACTTAACTGttctcttattatttaaatgtcatTTTATAGTGCACAGTGCtttaatttacaacaaaaaaaatattcagtgtAGGCATCACAAAATTCATAGTTTAACAATATGAACTTCTGACTTATCTATTACAGttctactttaaattttcttatttatagatttaaaaatttgctaaCAAACTTGTGCCATATTAAGATATTCATTAGTGGTTCAATATCAACATTGATATGTGAATTTCTCTTTAACACATTGTCATAATATAGTGTTCCATAAATAGTTAACTATAGTTAAGTTGTGCTATAattcgaatatttatttagatatctaTTATGTGttgaataattgattttttttattttatgattttagatTTGTCTTAACTCCACAACAACATCTCCAAGCGATGGTTTTGaatttacaacaaaattttaGACGCACTTAatagacaaaataattattcagccTTAAGTCAACAATCGACTGActaacaatgttttttatgtattatacatttttgtaaactcgatattattaaattaatttaaaatatatgaatttcatgataatagtaaaagagtaataattaatttaagtaatcatTAAGCTAAgattgttttgtttgttttattcatttttatatcgcGTAACTAAAAATGTTGGATATTGGctcaaaatcatattaaaatttaaaactggcTTAAGATAtttccttattttatttaaataaaaaaaaatatatatatatgtatacaattttgtgaGATATTTTCAGTTAAACTTATtccactataaaaattaaaaattgtaaatgatttatttatgtgaacaaatattttttttctcaaactcagttaaaatttcttttagtGGCTTAACACTACTTATTATTAGAGCTTGCCATTCTGATTTGTACGACTGAATTTgatgacattttatatatatatatttcaaagatccccaaattttataagaataaaaatgttggttaCGCCACTTCCAAAGTACTaatgtttaagttattttaaagcgAGTTGTTTGAGCAAGAATAAAGAAACAGTTCACTTTACACTGTAGCTTGTTCATTCAAATGGATCTCGCACTTAAttcttatatgataataattattaaatatatacataaattataagtaaaggtatatatagtttttttttttttgtttaaggataagtaaaaattattttttctatagggcaacatgtaaattattttgttgggagaaaatacttgtataatttagtttataatacaaattaataataaaaaaatttattaaaatatcaaactaattagttgtattgtatttacttttttttttagacttgTGAAATAAGAATTATGAACAAAATGTTCTTTAAACACATAGTCAACATGTTAACCTGAAATTAGATTTTTCAGTGTACTCTGCCCAAtcacgatatttttattttaataattaaaaataaaaatgctgtcttattgtctaataattatttgaaaattgttatatttttatggaaataCAAGCgtttaatctaaataactattagttaacattttaagggagtctgatatttattttgactgaaaatgcttgaaaatataaatttataaaattataaccattGGTTTAATAAGTTGATttcttgtgttttttttacatgtcATAGGCACAACACGATAactgtacatatttattttttaaacttgaatttttgtgttatactttttctaGCAATTAACTGAAATATCAagtttttgtgaaaaaaaattatgataaatgaacATAGTTTATACAGTTTCTTAACTTACTTTCACTATGAATTAGTTTCTTATATTTAgggatgataatattaagtattttagacTGAACTTTCTCCTAAGACATTAAATGTTCAGTACTGTTtaaattcatacaattataaattgtaatgaattaacaataatataaccataAGTCTGCTGTAGTAAACCTAGAATTCATATATCTTGATATTCGGGTAACTAgttcaaattgtattacatttaattgaaatgagttaaattgaatcaaattgttaaattttcccATACCTGTTTCGGTATTGTTACAGTTACTGAAAACTTACAACAattcattatttgaattagATGGTACGTAATCCCGGTAcgacagttattattatttatgacagAATTTTgtcaggtattttattttattatttatttctatttttaattagactaGTTTTTTatcgtcaataataatttctcgTCTTGCATTGTGCATGAAGATACCGAAATTAGTAAATCACCTTAGGAAGGTCCGTTGGTAATTACTGATgagaaattaatttgatacagGTATTTTATCAAGTGTGTTGTGTATCTGGATCATGGTGATAAATAAGGTTGGATAACTTCCTGCCCATAATAAACGGGAAGCACCTACTaagatattttctttataatgcGACAAAAGCACTACTAGTTGGACATTTTTTGAGATTAGAATCATGAACACCAGACAGctcattataacaaaaatgtattctaactATTGAGATAGGTTTCTTCATTACAGTTTTAGTAGTTTTACCAATGAACTAATTCAATGAATTTTATatccaaacatttttcatCCACATATGTGTTTGAAGCACGGACTAAGACATGGTTTAAGTTTGGAGCATGGAGTCATCAAgactagaatattaaaataatattgtataataataatatcatattatgatctaAGCAGTCCAgtatatcttagtccgtgtCGACTGTCGAGGACTAAGGAGTAAGGACCGCATCAcggtttaagatattatactataacctGACCGTCCTAACCTAACCGCATTATTTATGAAGGACAGTAATCTAATGACTGGTTATCATTTTATCAGTCACACTATCACATACTGAGATTTACTCATGCTCAATGCACATTGCTCATTGCCTCATTCACCTGAGTTACTTCAAAGTTGTGGACTTTTCGGATTGTGAATGTTTTTGACGCTGAAGTGACGGCTAAATAGACTTTCTAACAACCTCACAGTGTAGTGCAcgttgtatacataaatgttttctgATAAAAAGGTAAAGCAAATATAtttctcaaaaattaaaaaaaatgtttggtataatattatacctaatgacgtttaattaatctatatgGTCCTTGTTACactgttatagtattatttatagtaaataatggcTTTACGTTTCATAAAACGTACTTACAATCGAATGTTTCTTGCAAAAGACCCAAAGCCACCTTATACGAGTCATGTAGTACAAATTGGTGATCCGGTACTGCGTTGTAAAGCATTCTCGGTTCCTTCAGAGAAAATTGGAACAAAAGAACTACATAATGTAAGAATATTTGATAAGCGGTAAGCGTTTTAAAACTGCCttaatgttttcattaaattaaatagacatTTGATGAAAGTGCACTGAGCTTTATTGTGCTGacagtgataataattttattgtttagctaatttatattttgaaaacgctgatgaaaaaatcaaacttaATTGGCCTAGCAGCACCTCAAGTTGGTGTtccattacaaatatttataatacattttccgcATCCATCCCATTATTTTAGCAAAGAAGAGATAACACTAAAAGGAATGGAACATGTTGAAAATCAGGTTATTTGAAAAtctgattaataaaatacattttgagcataaaaatttgattaatgaCAACTTGGTAATATTGTAGGTTTGGATAAATCCCGAACTTAAAGTTTTGGATCATGAAAAAGTTACGTTCAACGAATCTTGTGCGAGTTTTAAGGGTTATTCAGCAGATGTACCTAGATATAAGCGTGTGCTTCTaacaggtaaaataatatcatgtttatattatcttgttttccatgtaatttatgtaaatgatTCATCTTAGGAATTGATGAAAATGGAGAGAAAAAAACCTTAGATGCAAAAGAATGGACCGCTCGAATAGTTCAGCATGAAATGGATCATTTAAATGGAGTGATGTATAGTGATCGCATGGTACTTAATAGTTTATGTTGTACAGGATGgcatactattaataaatatcaaggATTTGTAGAACTTAGGtatgaaaattagaaaattgcTGATTTGTCAAACATTTAAGAATCCATTGTCATTTGTCTTTTATTTACggaaattaactaaaattgtttataacctagttaatatttttgtatattaagacttgttgtcaataataaattattaacagtttttattgaattgttaTATTGGTTATGTTttcattagataaaatatgtctTCAATGACAATAGTACTTTGAgattatacaactatacaaacatgaaaatattaaacatatttagtataattcaACTTGAtcttatttgttttgattacCACCTCAGTACAAGATTAGCTGATTCAAACTTAGTGTCTTGCAGTAAACGCCAACAATGTTATTGCAATGAAACTATAGTTCActgatttttagttaatataagtttgctataattatatgattttttgataaaactacttgaataaaaaaatccatactttattgaacaaaaatttataatagttctatagtattattatattgtatgaaaatattaataaataataacaatattaatattgtaatattgttctactaaattacttttaaattttaaaacattttatattcattgaaTTGTGTACAAAGTTCTTACAAAATACTTAGTAATAATGGTTATGCATAGTtactttttacattaaaaataggtaatttttaaaataaattcataatagttATGTTATCTCAATATCAATTTTCAGAGAAAAAAGTGAATAAAGTTAATCTGAAAAAAACTAggaataagtaaaacaaatgaagttgtttaattcaaattcacatatatttaatattaatttgtttaaaatataataagaaaattggTTAGTTGACTAATACgtatcattttcaataattaattaattcatttaaaagtcTTTTCTTCCAACCATGGTCTTAGTATTGGCAATGTGGATGGATAATGGGTCCCAAGTTTTCCATCAAATGATCCATTTTCTGTTCTAAACGGATATGTACCCATCATAATAGGAAGTTGTAGTTTTACATCCTTTTCCATATTATTCGGAGATATAATGAACTATAATGTACAACAATTGattagtattattgttgttagaaaataaatactaaagactattttaaatttttaaaattttttcattcgtccaatgaatattgaaatatagtgAGATTCGATTACTAACAAATACTCTACTTAAATCAAAGTTTTTGattgtagttaataataataagtatagagatactttcattaatataaaaaaaaaaaaaacgtgaccttgaatatttattttcacaatacAATTCTACttacataaatatcatattgaatgttaattaaatgacACCCACGGAGGTTAGTAGGCGGCAGTGGTGGCACGTACAGTTGTTCATTGTGCCATTGGTCCATTTCATTAGGTCTGATTTTGTCTCTTTTCAGTGAAGCTAATTCTCTGGTCTccgattgtattattttactcttggcaaaatattgaatggtctaaaatgtgttttaaaagaACAAACGATTTAATTAAGAAGGTAAGAAGTAAGTTTAGTTGAACGGAATACAATATATGTTTGACAAAAAGAAGGTATCTATTACCTACCTGTAATATCGATAGGTAGACACacgttgattataatttataaattatattaaacaattaacattgattttacagtttttttatgaaatgtgtaaattatttttataactgaaaaaatgCTTTAATCTGAACTCTGCAGTGTTGAGGAAGGGATCTGGTAGCTAATTGAATTTTGTAGAT
The DNA window shown above is from Aphis gossypii isolate Hap1 chromosome 2, ASM2018417v2, whole genome shotgun sequence and carries:
- the LOC114132742 gene encoding akirin, with product MACATLKRSLDFEPPMCRPTKRQRCTPMSISPSSSPPNSSRSEYVSPHFGGDVVPKITAEMLSASLTEEVQRMRRKRQLNMELSENRNLDDSSSDSSSENTFPSSAKDKPLFTFRQVGMICERMLNERESQLREEYDKILNMKLSEQYEAFVKFSNDQLHRRFEAAEDPSYLS
- the LOC114132730 gene encoding peptide deformylase, mitochondrial-like yields the protein MALRFIKRTYNRMFLAKDPKPPYTSHVVQIGDPVLRCKAFSVPSEKIGTKELHNLIYILKTLMKKSNLIGLAAPQVGVPLQIFIIHFPHPSHYFSKEEITLKGMEHVENQVWINPELKVLDHEKVTFNESCASFKGYSADVPRYKRVLLTGIDENGEKKTLDAKEWTARIVQHEMDHLNGVMYSDRMVLNSLCCTGWHTINKYQGFVELRYEN